In the Hypanus sabinus isolate sHypSab1 chromosome X2 unlocalized genomic scaffold, sHypSab1.hap1 SUPER_X2_unloc_2, whole genome shotgun sequence genome, gggaccccgctgtccgagtctccccccgatccccggggccgcgctgtccgcgtctccccccccccccgatccccggggccccgctgtccgagtctcccccccgatccccggggccgcgccgtccgagtctccccccgatccccggggccgcgccgtccgagtctcccccccgatcaccggggccgcgctgtccgagtctcccccccgatccccggggccgcgctgtccgagtccgccccccgatccccggggccgcgctgtccgattctcccccccgatccccggggccgcgctgcccgagtctccccccccccccccgatccccggggccgcgctgtccgagtctccccccgatccccggggccgcgctgtccgagtctccccccgatccccggggccccgctgtccgagtctcccccgatccccggggtctctctaattctctgcttctccccccgttccccggggccgcgctgtccgagtctccccccgatccccggggtctctctaattctctgcttctccccccgttccccggggccgcgctgtccgagtctccccccgatccccggggccgcgctgtccgagtctccccccgatccccggggccgcgctgcccgagtctccccccgatccccggggactctctaattctctgcttctccccccagtctctgtcactctggatgtggaaacggcgcaTCCGGATCTCGAgatgtctgaggatcggaagagtgtgagacggACCTGGACCTGGAgggatctccctgacaccgggaagagattcacagactGGATTTGTGTGCTGGGATCtgagggattcacatcggggagacattactgggaggtggaggtgacggggaatcggGGCTGGTttctgggagtcgccgcagaatctgtggagaggaagagacGGGTCAGactgagtccggagaccggattctgggtcatcgGGCGGGATGGTGACGTGTTACATCGGGATTGTGACGTGGACCgttatctcccctcccccgagacccgtctcgctgccggtcccatccccgggagggtgggagtttatctcagttacgagtccgggacagtttcattttacaaagcggagaccaagtcccatctccacaccttcactgggaataaattcccGGGGAAACTTTATCCTCTCTTCCGGACCTTGGGTGgaaaccagtggctgagaatctgctccggttccgctccgggtctgtaaacgggtcgggtcccgggaccggcgtcaggagtaaagtccctgtaaatataaatgtgcggagagtgcagctaaatacgtggctaaggggatggtgcaggagggagggcttcatgtttctggacaattgggctttgttcccgggaagTTGGGGCCTGTTCAGACGGGACGGTTTGCCCCTAaactgggcggggggggggggaataaaattcttgcgggtagatttgccagtgctgctccggggaatttaatctagatttgcagagggaggggaaccagagtgttagagcagatagtgaggtgcaggaggataaggaacatgagaggactgcatgtataaacggaaatgaaaaaaaagcggatgatatacatattctcaggtacatctatttcaatgcacggagtattgtcGGTAAAACAGATGAGTTCAGGGCTTGGGTTGACACGTGGGATAACGTCATTACTGCTATTagtgaggggcagaactggcagctcaatgttctggtaaaattggagaacggccaattttgtggaaatgaaaaaggatccaggaagagtggattgggataagttttttttctggcaaggatgtgttcagtaagttcacaggcataagaaattaaatagagattgggttggaaatgttatagcaacttcatttaattcaaaatcgagaggagttgcaatttcggttaataaatctttaccaattaaaatacaaaatgtaataattgattctgtggagagatatgtgattatacattgtcaaattttttcagaattatggacttttatgaacatttatgcaccaaatgaaaatgatgcaaaattcatacaagaagattttttgaacttggctgacgcaaattataaaatattaataagtagagattttaatttttgtttagatccagttttggataggtcaactaaagttgttacaaaattaaaagtaataaaactaactttatcattaatggaagatttaaacctgattgatatatggagaaaaattaatccaagagaaagagattattcattttattcaaatagacataaaacttagatggagatttaatacaattttattaaaacgtcaagatttttgtgattttatgaaaaaacagattcaattttttttggatacaaatttacattcaattgaggataaaattgtattataggaagcgatgaaagcatattttaaggggtcagattgtaagttatacatctaaaattaagaaggaaaattgggaaaagatatcataaagttaaaAAAGAATCTCAatgatatatgacagaagaaaaataaagacaacttgttaataaaaaaactacaatataatacactccagacatatcgtacagaaaaagtaattatgagaactaaacagaaatattatgaattagttgaaagatcacataaaattcttgcttggcagttgaaaacagaacaggcttttaaaacaataaatgcaattagaacaagtgtaaataaggttgctgataaacctttagaaattaatgaaactttatttttttttatactgaactatatcaatcagaatcacaaaataagattactgagatagataaattttttatcacaaataacccttccaaaatttaatttggaagaacagaaaggattagatatgccctttacattaaaagaggttgaagaagctttaggatcacttcagagtaataaatccccagaagaaaatggttttcctcctgaattttataaaaaaatttaaagatatattaattcctccctttatggaattaatataccaagtggaaagaatgcataaactcccacaatcttttttaacagcgatcataacggtattgccaaaaaaagagatcctctaaaaccaacatcatataggcctatttctttgttgaatacagattataagataatagcaataattttatctaatagaatatctaaatatttaccaaaattaatacatatggatcaaacagattttattaaaaacagacaatcaatggataatctaacctggttacttagtataattcatctggcacaaaaaagagaggaaatgagtgtggcatttgctttggatgcagaaaaagcatttgatagattggaatgggattttttgtttaaggtattggaaaaatatgagctaggaagatcttttatacaatggattaaaaccttaaatactaatcctcaagctaaagtagttacaaatgctcagatttcaacaccattttgcttaacgaggtcaactggacaaggctgcccgttatcacctgctttattcgtattggcaaaagaaccattagctgaattaattagaacagattcagattttggtggttttagagttaatcaagaagaatataagattaatttatttgctgatgatgttttgatttatttaacaaacacattacaatctttgcaaagattatcttttaaattggaagaatacgggaaagtatcagggtataaattaaattgggataaaagtgaaattttaccccttaccaaacgaaattataatcaatgtcgattagtaactcaatttcgatggtcaataaatgggataaaatatttaggtatcagagttgacaatgatgtaaaaatttatataaacaaaattatttgccattattaaaaaaaataaaagaggatcttgataaatggatgatgttaccaataacattaataggtagagttaatgctgtaaaaatgaatatattccatagattgcaatatttattccaaactttaccaatacaattaccgcagaagttttttcaagaactaaataaatatgtaaggaaatttctttggaaaggaaagatgtcaagaatatcattggaaaaattgagatgtaaatttgatttaggagggttacaacttccaaattttaagaattatgataaaggaaatcaacttagatttattgcatctttttttgatgaaaaaaaaacccggcatggattagaataaaattagataagataggagaaaacataccagaagattttacatacaaatgggaatccaaattgatacgggaaaaaaagaatctcctatattaagactcttgattgatttatggaataaggtaaatatggacgataagataaagaaatctttattagcaaactttaattcaaaataggcttattccttttacaatggataataaacttttacataattggttccgaaaggggattaaatatatacgtaattgttttgaaggaggtatattgatgtcgtttgatcaatgaaaaaataaatataaaatatcaaacaacactcttttctcttattttcaattaaaggacaatttacgaaaaaagctgggtcaaacaatgttgatgccaaaacttagtgaaatagaaatattaattcaaaaaggaaaaatttaaaaaaatacatcttgtatgtacaatttgattcaaaaacagactgaatctggaattcataaatcaagacaaaaatgggaaactgatttgaattttaaaattgttggaaaaagttggtcaagattatgttctgatagtatgataaatacaataaatgttcaaattagattaatacaatataatttttacatcaattatatataacaccacagaaaataaagagattaaattcaaatatgtctgaccaatgctttcgatgtaatcaagaaattggtacttttttacattctacttggtcttgttttaaaattcaaccattttcgatatatctgacttttattggaacaaagtactggagttcaactcccaaatagtccaatattatttttattaggagatattgaaaggacaataccgaaaattaaattgaataagtatcagaaaaaatttaaaaatattgcattggaagtagctaaaaaagttatcgcaattacttggaaatctgagttatatttaactatggatcattggaataatgaaatatattgttgtattccacttgaaaaaattacatataatctgaGAAATGAATatcatatatttttcaaaatttggctcccatacctacaaaagatgggattaaatatagaggtcctttgaagataaaattataatgtaattggggaaagtaagaatacatataaatattattttgaactccatggagcatgtgggtatcctccaatatcgaggcaatctttttcttccttatttctttctttagataagggttaaggtggggagggggaggaggattaatattatttttctttttcttactaatttttcattacatttattctttgtaattttctaaaaatttaataaataaataaaaagagcatcccagtaatccaacagcccactcacctttgctaccctTTATGTCATTTCCTTACGTTTAACACAATTATtacgtgccttttccagctcaaactgtgaattgatttatagtcagtcccataatttaatagcttttatttgaaaactatctaccctcgcaaagattgtacttaagactgcatttgatttttcttcagccttgtacgcttcacattgaagtagtatgtgtttcgacggtttcataatgacaaaatgtacacgacacagaatgaagttttccaattagttacaaggcgtaattaagcatagtgtggatatttctgtcatgtgaatatcattccttcacttgttttaagcccttcttctataaacccaacaggtttatgtattctggaaaggtgtctgtctttacgtccattatcctacgtcttgccataagcccctaattcttaacactaccaaccttttagcttctaatttgctaagtgggtctatatccacagcttaacatttaacagcttttggaGCTAAACAATCAAAATCATCATTTACCTCAACAGCGTGATGTGCAGGGCCCCATAATGTGCAGacatataaatcaaactttatatatgaaataccgtttgacaagtttccaacagtcaatctgacctactgccagaatgacctgtttaagactcatcaaaaccgaaatgtattctgagcaaattataaggaccaatttcttccatccactgtaagcctaaactgttggcaaagaattctgccttctgtgctgataaatggctataagtcatttctttatcattacctgcaattcaggcacacaaaaacagccacaccaacatccccaattaaattatcttttgattcatctgtaaaaatggttactgtatgataataactttcattaatatactgatgaccaacagactctcaggcagaacTGAATCCGATCGTGTAAAAACTAAAATCACCTGAAGTCATTGGAAAAAACAatgtggggttacagagaaagctacagtgggacatacTGTATCATCAAACACACCCATATTCGCAGCGTggtaagaacccagccacccaaaacaaaaaacactcttctagtgatgtccccaaccgtcctccagcgcacctttaacaggatgatcatttccttgacccgcaaattaatccagtatgttgacatcaacttgaatctttgagggcaattgtcccattgcaatcagtaaagccaaaacaggagacaacattaccgcaccagaacacaatctaaaagtctgtaattgtatcacatacaaacacttttaatttgaagatgaaggtgatccacaagccacacagacataatcaagaacagatcaaattaaacaaatataattggtcaaagattttcatgttgcacccaagaatacccacatagatgtctgaggagatttaaagctcctttacatttatcaattattttactgatagtTGCTTCCccgtcagcttattatccatccacataatgagaaatcttaccactgacacttcctcAAGACATTAATCCTATAAATTAAAATCAACTGCAAGTCTATTAATGCTGTTTGTAAACCACGTAATGTGTTTTAACGACTGAAAGCTTACAATCCTCATCAATCTGCCCACTGTTTGATCcattaattgtaaattgcagttaatacctcaaatccataaagctaagtcatctgtatattgtggttttcccatctcagagaaaatatcattaatcataatattaaataatgaagggctacaaatactgccttgtgggatctcattctctatctcatagacaCAGACATGACGACCTTTACTTGGACAgtccatacaaaaaaaaaactcagaaaaattatacaatgtcccccttactcctaatttaatcaaaagtcctttcttccatatcatttcccttttcagtctcaagaaatattgctattacaacatctttatttaattgtgctttccgaatatcatcttccaaacctaaaactgaatctaatgtcatttcacacttccaaaatccactctaataaaacactttatcaccactctttccaaaatataactcaagcgcttgattactatacattccataagtttacataaatgagactttcacgatataggcccttaactagaaggatcaagtggggatctgccaggttttcaggcactactatttccattttccatgaggaaagtagatgcacaattcaaatatttaatattttacaaatgcgaattatatacaattacaatttcaaatatcactctttcctggagacacctgacctgcattattaatagacttcttaaattcatacaaagaaatctctccatcagtgatactatcattgctgtagctgacttccagcacatcagggtattcactgaaaaacatatccctctattgtttaacttcttcacttaaattaATCTCATCAAATGACCCAGCCAGTAACAcaaccttccctgtttcagtaacaatcattttgccctcaataatcaacactggaatattatgatccccacaaatcccattttctaaatcatatccCAAACAATTCCAAGTTTGATATCCCTTCATATAACCTCCAATAAATCACCtacttcctcaccacggcctttgcccttttattgttaataatgtaactcggagactgatgtaccatcacataaaaactcacatttctcccaatttgcttcctgtcccgttataaatccaaatccaaactcaTAAAGACTGGAAGACTGACTGACGTTCACATAAACTAATCACCTTCCGAGTTCCCATTTGAACGACAGGCACTGCAGCCAATGacagcaggggtcagtgttacgtctgagctacgataggctggaggaaatcggcccatgaccagcccctcctcttccgctccatcgccatggcggagatcagcgagtcgcttctgtcggtgtcgccggcctcggcgcccacaaggacggttgtgattccccttcgcgcctcggtgggtctgtttcggggacgtctgtggtggctgacgaaacatgctttgacagggagcgagcgaggatcaatgactacaactcccagaaggccCCACTGATGACGTTGTGGTGTTGTTTCGGGGTAAGGtatcaaagcaaaatggaggaaaatgtaatgcattaaGTTTTCTGGACTGTGTCGTGCCTTCAATAAACAATTAAACTAAAAGAGAGATTCCAGCGAGAAATAGATAGAACACAGAactatacagcacagtacaggcccttcggcccacaatgttgtgctgacccttaaactctgcctcccttagcttaaattcctccatacatctgtctagtagtcttcactagtgtatctgcctccaccactgactcgagcagtgcattccacgcaccaaccacgctctgagtataaaatcttcctctaatatcccccttgaacttccctccccttaccttaaagccatgtcctcttgtattgagcagtggtgccctggggaagaggcgctgcctgtccactctatctattccccttaatatcaactatacctctatcatttctcctctcatcctccttctctccagagagtaaagccttagctcccttgatctctgatcataatccatactctctaaaccaagcagcattctggtaaatctgctctgtaccctttccagtgcttccacattcttcttatAGCGAGATGACcggaactggacagagtactccctgtggcccaaccagagttttatagagctacatcattacatcgcgactcttaaactctgtccctcaagTTATGAAAGCTGACACCGCATAAGCTTTCGTAACTActttgtctacctgtgaggcaactttcagggatctgtgtacatgtagccccagatccctctgctccgctGCACTgcgaagtatcctgccatttactttgtactctgccttggagtttgtccttccaaagtgtaccacctcacacttctttgggttgaactccatctgccaattctcagcccactcctgcatcctttcaatgtctctctgcaatcttagacaatcctcttcattatccacaacaccaccaatctttgtgtcttatgcaaacttgccaacccattctCCTACCCCCacgtccaggtcgttaataaaaatcacaaacagtaggggtcccagaactgactcttgtgggataccactagtcacaaccctccaatccaaatgtactccctccaccagaactctctgctttctgcaggcaagccaattctgaatccacctggtcaaacatccCTGGTTCCCAAGCCTTCTGACTTTATGAATAAGCCCACCGCGTGTAACTTaatcaaatgcattactaaaatccatgtagatcacatccactgcactaccctcatctatatgtctgGTCACCTCTTAAAAGAACTCCTTCAGGCTTTTTAGACATGATCTGTCCTTCAGAAAGCCgtgctgactgtcactgatcagaccatgattctttaaatgccaataaatcctatctttctgaatcttttccaacagctttcccaccacagatgtaaggctcaatggtctataattatctggactatccctactaccctttttgaacaaggggacaacattcgcctccctccaatactccggtacaattcccgtggacaatgggGACATAATGatcttcgccagaggctcagcaatctatttccttgcctcggatgcagaactgggaagcgcagatggagttcaacacagatgaagaggttcatttctgcaggtcaaatttgaacacagaatataatattaatggtaagactattgGCATTGTGGAcggtcagagagatcttggggtccatgtccattcgacactcaaagctgctgtggaggttggcagtgttgttaggAAGGTGTCTGGTGTGATgggcttcatcaaccgtgggattgagttcaagagctgtgaggtgatgttgaagctatATTTCTCCTAACCTGTACAAAAGTAATTGTACCCCAACGCGGCAGGGCTGTGGGCTTAgttggaccccacttgggagtcctgtgttcagttctggtgtcctcactacaggaaggatgtggatactacagagagtgtagagtagatttacaaggatgttgctcttggattggagagcatgccttatgagaa is a window encoding:
- the LOC132385774 gene encoding butyrophilin subfamily 3 member A1-like → MEKNLLALQENIRIIQEEITKLKEQMDQKDSVIFLKEEARRNRRINDDVQELSVTDETLPVEKFDHLYLLNTVLRETLDAINRVSENERRSHGNTKFFQGSTGRSERGCFPCSAENPCGDICFCRIKVSVTLDVETAHPDLEMSEDRKSVRRTWTWRDLPDTGKRFTDWICVLGSEGFTSGRHYWEVEVTGNRGWFLGVAAESVERKRRVRLSPETGFWVIGRDGDVLHRDCDVDRYLPSPETRLAAGPIPGRVGVYLSYESGTVSFYKAETKSHLHTFTGNKFPGKLYPLFRTLGGNQWLRICSGSAPGL